ACTTCAGGTCGCCGGCCAGGTCCAGCACGATCTGGGCGCGACCCGAGAGGGCGTTCTTGCGCACGCGCAGCAGGGCGCCGTCGCCGACTTCGAGCGTCGACGCATCGCGGAAGCGGGCCGCGGCGATGTTGATCGAGATGCGGTCGGGACCGGTGACGCGGCGCAGGTCGTAGCCGGCGGGTCCCGACAGGTCCAGGACGACGCGGGTATGGTCGGGGGCGGTCCAGAAACGGACCTGATCGACCACGACGCCCGCGCGCGCGGCCGGCGCGAACCCCAGGAGCAGGAACATGATGAACCGCGCCGCGGCGGCGGTTCGCCGTCGGGCGTCGACGTCGGGTCTGGGCCTCATGCCGGGTGCGCGCTCCTCTTCCCGGGATAACGGATCACGGGCGAGCGGACCATAGCACAGGCCGCCGGGGCCGCCAACAGGAGAACCCCGGCCGGACCGGCCGGGATCAGGCGTAATCGCGCAGCAGCTCGCGGCCGGCCGACTGGCGCATCTTGCGCAGGGCCTTCTCCTTGATCTGGCGGATGCGCTCGCGCGTGAGCCCCAGGCGCCGGCCGATCGCCTCGAGCGTCAGCGCCTCGTCGTCGTCGAGTCCGTAGTAGAGCACGATGACCGCCGCCTCGCGCTCGCTGAGCGCGGCCAGGCTGCGGCGCACGTCCTCGCGCAGGACGCGCTCCAGCAGCCGGGCGTCGGCGCGGGGCTGGTCGTCGTCGGTGAGCGTCTCGCTCAGGGGCCGGTCCCCCGCCTCGACGTCGTCGAGGGCGACCTCGCCGCCGCCGAGCTCCAGGCTGCGGCGCACGTCGTCGGTGGCCAGGCCGAGGATCGCCCCGATCTGCTCGGGCGAGGGGTTCTCCTGGCCCTCGCTCTGCAGCTGCGTGCGGGCCCGGTTGACCTTCAGCAGCTGGGCCGTCTGGTTCTGGGGCAGGCGCACCAGTCGCGAGTGGTCGAGCAGCGCCTGCAGGATCGACTGGCGGATCCACCAGACGGCGTAGGAGATGAACTTGAAGCCGCGGGTCTCGTCGAAGCGATCGGCCGCCTTGAGCAGCCCGAGGTTGCCCTCGTTGACCAGGTCGGCCAGCGTCAGCCCCTGGTGGACGTAGCGCTTGGCCACCGTCACCACGAAGCGCAGGTTCGCGTTGACGAGCCGCTGGAGGGCGTCGCGATCGCCGGCGCGGCTGCGCCGGGCGAGGTCCGCCTCCTCCTCGCGCGACAGCAGGGCGTAGCGGTTGATCTCCCGGAAGTAGACTTCCAGGCTCTTCTCGTGCATGGGGGGCACGATCGATGGTCTGTTCGCCATGACGTCCTCCTCGCTTCCTGCGTTGGTGCGCCCGACGGGCCGGGCGCGGCTCCCCGCGATCCGGACTAGCCTTCCCTCGCACCCGGCCGCCGTTCGAGCAGCCGGAATCCTTCCACCCCGCCCGAGACGATCTTCAGCATGACGGGTCCCTCGCCGCCGCCGGCTTCCTGCTGCAAGCGGCGCCAGGCCGCGGCGCCGTCGGCGGGCCGGCCGTCGACCTCCAGGACCACGTCGCCGGGGTGCAGGCCCGCCTCGGCGGCGGCGCTTCCCGGCTCGACCGCGACGATCATCATGCCCCGATCGGCGGGCGCGCCCAGCGCGTCCCGCAACCGGACGACCCGCGGGTCGTCCCCCGCGGCGGGCAGCGCGACGATGCCCAGCCAGGCGCCGTCCCCGGCAACGGCGCCCGGGGCGTCTGCACGCTCCTCGGTAGGGACGACCGACAGCTCGATCTCGAACCCTTCGCGCCGGACGCGGCAGGCGGCGGCGCGCCCGACGGCGGCGTCCCCCACCAGGAACTGCAGGTCCCGGTCGCCGGTCACCGGCCGGCCGCCGAAGCCCACGACGACGTCGCCCGGCAACAGGCCCGCGTCCGCGGCGGGCGTGCCGGGCAGCACCGTCTCGACCAGCGCGCCCCGCACCTGTCCCTGGCCGTCGGCGTCGCTGGTGACGGCGCCCAGGTAGCCGCGGACGACGCGGCCGTGCGCCGCGATCTGCTCGAAGACGCGGCGGGCGTAGTTGCTCGGGATGGCGAAGCCGATGCCCTGGCCGGCGCTGTTGATGGCCGTGTTGACGCCGATCACGCGCCCGGCGAGATCCAGCAGGGGGCCGCCGCTGTTGCCGAAGTTGATGGCGGCGTCGGTCTGCAGGAAGTCCTGGTACCGGGGCGCGCCGCCGTGGATGGCCAGGTCGCGCCGCCCCTTGGCGCTGACGACGCCCACGGTCAGGCTGCCCTCGAGGTTGCCGAAGGGGTTGCCCACCGCGATCGCCCAGTCGCCCACGCGCACGCGGTCGGAGTCGCCGAAGACCAGCGGGGTCAGGCCGTCGCGGTCGATCTTCAGCACCGCGAGGTCGCTCGCGGGATCGGTCCCGACGACCTCCGCCACGACCGCCTGCTGCTCGCCGCTCAGCCGCACGGTCACCACGTCGGCGCCGTCGACGACGTGGTTGTTGGTCAGGATGTGGCCGGCCTCGCTGACGACGAAACCGGTGCCGCTGCCGGGGGGCGCGAAGGGCGTCCCCTCGCCCGGCCCGCCAGGGAAGAACTCGCGGTACATCTCCTGCATCGGGTCGAGATCCAGGCCGCCGCGGGGGTCCCGCTCGACGCGGATGTTCACCACCGAAGGCCGCGCGCGGTCCGCCGCCGCCGTGAACGGCGAGTCCGGCGGCGCTCCGGCGTCCAGGCGCGACAGCGAACGGTCCTGCGCCGTCGCCTTGCC
The nucleotide sequence above comes from bacterium. Encoded proteins:
- a CDS encoding AMIN domain-containing protein, coding for MRPRPDVDARRRTAAAARFIMFLLLGFAPAARAGVVVDQVRFWTAPDHTRVVLDLSGPAGYDLRRVTGPDRISINIAAARFRDASTLEVGDGALLRVRKNALSGRAQIVLDLAGDLKFRHFALKAADGRPERIVIDVFRAAGAAPARVTAAEVPAEPAGGTVAGDP
- a CDS encoding RNA polymerase sigma factor RpoD/SigA, producing MANRPSIVPPMHEKSLEVYFREINRYALLSREEEADLARRSRAGDRDALQRLVNANLRFVVTVAKRYVHQGLTLADLVNEGNLGLLKAADRFDETRGFKFISYAVWWIRQSILQALLDHSRLVRLPQNQTAQLLKVNRARTQLQSEGQENPSPEQIGAILGLATDDVRRSLELGGGEVALDDVEAGDRPLSETLTDDDQPRADARLLERVLREDVRRSLAALSEREAAVIVLYYGLDDDEALTLEAIGRRLGLTRERIRQIKEKALRKMRQSAGRELLRDYA
- a CDS encoding trypsin-like peptidase domain-containing protein codes for the protein MNALRHTTAGIAALAVACLLCLPVAPGGKATAQDRSLSRLDAGAPPDSPFTAAADRARPSVVNIRVERDPRGGLDLDPMQEMYREFFPGGPGEGTPFAPPGSGTGFVVSEAGHILTNNHVVDGADVVTVRLSGEQQAVVAEVVGTDPASDLAVLKIDRDGLTPLVFGDSDRVRVGDWAIAVGNPFGNLEGSLTVGVVSAKGRRDLAIHGGAPRYQDFLQTDAAINFGNSGGPLLDLAGRVIGVNTAINSAGQGIGFAIPSNYARRVFEQIAAHGRVVRGYLGAVTSDADGQGQVRGALVETVLPGTPAADAGLLPGDVVVGFGGRPVTGDRDLQFLVGDAAVGRAAACRVRREGFEIELSVVPTEERADAPGAVAGDGAWLGIVALPAAGDDPRVVRLRDALGAPADRGMMIVAVEPGSAAAEAGLHPGDVVLEVDGRPADGAAAWRRLQQEAGGGEGPVMLKIVSGGVEGFRLLERRPGAREG